A region from the Lentisphaera profundi genome encodes:
- a CDS encoding DUF1501 domain-containing protein, with protein MNFFENNNILSRRSFLKQSGMGLGAAGLASLMSPNAHAGQKGLHHKAKAKRVIFLFMAGGQSQLDLFDHKPGLNKLFNTKLPASVSNGQRVTQMTKGKEQLIQPSKFKFSQHGQSGTWMSELMPHLANSVDDLCMIKSMHTKSINHDPGKTMFCTGSELPGKPSMGSWLSYGMGSMNKDLPEFVVMPSAFWSGGTGNVQALYSRLWGNGFLPSKHQGTALQAAGDPVLFLSNPPGVTAGIRRSSLDAVGQLNNGQFAAIGDPEIQATVAQQELAYRMQSSVPELTDLSHESKATLEMYGPEVHKQGSFARNCLLARRMAERDVRFIQLFHRGWDHHSGLPGKIKGQCYDVDQPAAALIKDLKQRGMLEDTLIVCAGEFGRTVYGQGKLNRDNYGRDHHPRCFSAWMAGGGVKAGISYGQTDEFSYNVVDKPVSVSDLHATMLWQLGLDHSRLSFPFQGLDQKLTGVDPCKVVQGLIS; from the coding sequence ATGAACTTTTTTGAAAATAATAATATTTTATCACGCCGTAGTTTTTTGAAACAAAGTGGCATGGGACTCGGCGCTGCTGGACTCGCCTCTCTAATGTCGCCAAACGCTCATGCGGGACAAAAGGGTTTACATCATAAAGCCAAAGCTAAACGCGTCATTTTCCTCTTTATGGCCGGCGGCCAAAGTCAATTGGATCTCTTTGATCACAAGCCTGGCTTGAACAAATTATTCAATACGAAACTTCCTGCATCAGTGAGCAATGGTCAGCGCGTGACGCAAATGACTAAAGGCAAGGAACAGTTGATCCAGCCCTCTAAGTTCAAATTTTCTCAGCATGGACAAAGCGGTACTTGGATGAGCGAACTTATGCCTCATCTCGCAAATTCAGTTGATGACCTGTGCATGATCAAATCAATGCATACCAAATCTATCAATCACGATCCAGGAAAAACTATGTTTTGTACCGGCAGTGAATTGCCAGGGAAACCGAGTATGGGCTCATGGTTGAGTTATGGTATGGGCTCAATGAATAAAGATCTTCCAGAATTCGTGGTCATGCCCTCAGCTTTTTGGTCGGGTGGTACCGGCAATGTACAGGCACTCTATAGTCGTCTATGGGGCAATGGTTTCTTGCCTTCAAAGCACCAAGGTACTGCCTTGCAAGCAGCGGGTGATCCCGTATTGTTCCTCTCGAACCCTCCTGGAGTGACCGCAGGTATTCGCCGTAGTTCACTTGATGCCGTAGGACAACTCAATAATGGTCAGTTTGCTGCCATTGGTGACCCGGAAATTCAAGCAACGGTGGCCCAGCAGGAATTGGCTTATCGTATGCAATCTTCTGTTCCCGAATTAACCGACCTCTCTCATGAATCAAAAGCCACCTTGGAGATGTATGGACCTGAAGTTCATAAGCAAGGTTCTTTTGCGCGCAATTGTCTTTTGGCACGACGCATGGCGGAACGTGATGTGCGTTTTATCCAACTCTTTCATCGCGGTTGGGATCATCACTCGGGCTTACCCGGGAAAATCAAGGGTCAATGCTATGATGTGGATCAGCCCGCCGCCGCCTTAATCAAAGATTTAAAGCAGCGTGGCATGCTAGAAGACACCCTCATTGTCTGTGCAGGTGAATTTGGTCGTACCGTCTATGGGCAAGGTAAACTCAATCGCGATAACTATGGTCGTGATCATCACCCACGTTGCTTCTCCGCTTGGATGGCTGGTGGTGGCGTTAAAGCCGGTATTTCTTATGGTCAAACAGATGAGTTTTCTTATAACGTGGTCGATAAACCCGTTTCGGTTTCGGATCTTCATGCCACGATGTTATGGCAACTCGGCCTCGATCATTCACGACTCAGCTTCCCCTTCCAGGGACTCGATCAAAAACTCACGGGAGTCGACCCCTGCAAAGTTGTCCAGGGCCTTATTTCTTGA